In a genomic window of Streptomyces sp. cg36:
- a CDS encoding Imm1 family immunity protein: protein MIHGTYYYAETWEEKLGLINEIMENMKSEDLGAPGISAGESACLMFADRRHTADTFDWWPDNYLRVSVNAATGYGGLTWFVSAERADERKDEISQSVWVSDNPTPPDFDPRVVSDPGFPLFYDAQSTLPATQVRAALEEFCRAETGERPACINWVPGEMNGSRLTDDE, encoded by the coding sequence GTGATCCACGGAACCTATTACTACGCTGAAACATGGGAGGAGAAGCTGGGCTTGATTAACGAAATCATGGAGAACATGAAATCGGAGGACCTTGGCGCTCCCGGTATCAGCGCGGGCGAATCCGCATGTCTCATGTTTGCAGACAGGCGCCATACAGCGGACACCTTCGACTGGTGGCCCGACAATTACCTGCGTGTGTCCGTCAACGCTGCAACGGGGTACGGCGGCCTCACCTGGTTCGTCAGCGCCGAGCGCGCTGACGAAAGGAAAGATGAAATCTCTCAGAGTGTCTGGGTATCGGACAACCCGACTCCGCCAGATTTTGATCCACGGGTCGTCTCCGACCCAGGGTTCCCTCTCTTCTACGATGCTCAAAGTACACTTCCGGCAACTCAGGTTCGCGCCGCCCTGGAGGAGTTCTGCAGAGCGGAAACGGGAGAACGTCCCGCGTGCATCAACTGGGTTCCTGGGGAAATGAACGGATCACGTCTTACTGACGACGAGTAA
- a CDS encoding DddA-like double-stranded DNA deaminase toxin: MADDLSEQTPDAALNRSLVLQQWRGGGAGIRKAAEEALLGSDEDIKNFLKSSDSIEWIDDRIAVGRMVNAGGPSLREAAVEALRPPHGPDEVRAFLKEGWKAPLQLDERVEVGKLISSGGYGVKEAGKAALQGSPEDVTAFLKTGQFKPREIDNRVEVGKLINAGGPNVKAAGKTALQGTPDDVVEFLQIGQFVARSRDQEHFTVAQLADQAAQAGTQAEQATEAAVEAKDRAVEASKKAKEAAQQAATETGLAKSDAKSAALKAQQAADAAKAAAEASQRAVDAASEANRSSRVAALAAAQAASAAIGAADAATRALDAAAAASNDAKKSTDAKEAAGRARTAAAGAKRAAQASEKAGQASLAAGKAADASLSASDNAMDAADAADQADSYASSSQYYSGQAKSAAAETRRHAQESRRAATQAVALAAKSAQAAKEARDLAESAATHAENAANAAEDAAKHAGDTATAAAESAKHAKSAEYAADAASKAVAKAKEVFALARETEAADLATRTAAAMERARSQKDAGDELTVQAAHVVLEGTSITQDTAALAAEAVKPDADEKSLAARGRAVALRSLKYFGSWRQDAAARALSGTDADVLDYLRTGWKKAEADETRQQVSDLAAQSPYEAVRDGAAKALEGTPEQIADFYTTGQYQVAIIEYRILVGKLVTDGGPGIKEAAKAALADGSPQALMAFLNSGQYQARNIDKRVEAGKLFSSGGPETQAAAKIALSGPANQLQDFIEVGQYMADRKDQLAATHVNQVQSLIHQAEAVAADAQANRWRAAKAAADAKRAQTVADKAAAEADRLARQAKEYAADALKSANSATASSQQAAKSAATARNAADRAESDAAAAEESAAQSEFSASYARTSAATARNAADDAYASALIAGKNRDEAQNLASQAWADVVKKREAELAEERRRAAEQHLKERESSKKKPCIPYPSRDSLPPCMYSAATGGDYYLKMPEFDPVLKEAVWEIFGLNDAKKCVNDPSFGSCSMAVISVIPLGRLKIAKKGGDALVDALKGSRYYKDVKCVQCFLPGTKVLMADHSTKSIESVKVGDQVTATDPFSGKTAARAVNDLIITEEDKHFNALTIATRQGDEQLTATHEHPFWSISQRGWVKAADLKAGMTLRTLDGTTAEIKANRSFVKHARTYNLTVDEIHTFYVLAGKTPLLVHNSECPLYVVKALRELMDKRVTTGRAFDSAGKAVGAEITSGRDGLMEAAQEYLAKSPNIFKIPAKAKYDAAYHVETKYAAWMRQNKITDMHVVINNNYVCSPPLGCQAAVRAVLPRGSTMTVWYVGAKEPMILRGLD, translated from the coding sequence GTGGCGGACGACCTTTCCGAGCAGACCCCGGACGCAGCACTGAACCGCAGCCTCGTCCTGCAGCAGTGGCGTGGCGGCGGTGCCGGAATCAGGAAAGCCGCCGAAGAAGCCCTGCTGGGATCCGACGAAGACATCAAGAACTTCCTCAAGAGCAGTGACAGCATTGAATGGATCGACGACAGGATCGCCGTCGGCCGCATGGTCAACGCTGGTGGCCCGTCGCTGCGCGAGGCAGCCGTGGAAGCGCTGCGGCCGCCCCATGGCCCCGATGAGGTAAGGGCGTTCCTTAAGGAGGGGTGGAAGGCTCCTTTGCAACTCGATGAGCGGGTCGAGGTCGGCAAGCTCATCAGCTCGGGCGGATACGGTGTCAAGGAAGCCGGAAAGGCGGCTCTGCAGGGCAGCCCCGAAGACGTCACTGCGTTCCTCAAGACAGGCCAGTTCAAGCCCCGTGAGATAGACAACCGGGTCGAGGTCGGCAAGCTCATCAACGCCGGCGGGCCGAACGTCAAGGCTGCGGGCAAGACGGCGCTGCAGGGGACACCAGACGACGTCGTTGAGTTCCTTCAGATCGGCCAGTTCGTGGCGCGCAGCCGTGACCAGGAGCACTTCACGGTCGCCCAGCTGGCTGATCAAGCCGCGCAAGCGGGCACACAGGCGGAGCAGGCCACGGAAGCGGCTGTCGAAGCCAAGGACCGCGCGGTCGAAGCCTCCAAGAAGGCCAAGGAAGCAGCGCAGCAGGCAGCTACCGAGACCGGCCTGGCCAAGAGCGATGCCAAAAGCGCAGCTCTCAAGGCACAGCAGGCGGCTGACGCGGCGAAAGCCGCAGCTGAGGCATCTCAGCGTGCGGTAGACGCAGCCAGCGAAGCCAACCGTTCCTCCAGGGTGGCTGCGCTGGCTGCCGCACAGGCAGCCAGCGCAGCGATCGGCGCGGCTGACGCCGCCACACGCGCTCTGGACGCCGCAGCCGCCGCTTCAAACGACGCCAAAAAGAGCACGGACGCCAAGGAAGCAGCCGGCAGGGCCCGCACGGCTGCCGCCGGCGCCAAAAGAGCCGCCCAGGCTTCAGAGAAGGCCGGCCAGGCCTCTCTGGCAGCAGGAAAAGCCGCCGACGCCTCCCTCAGCGCCAGCGACAACGCCATGGACGCGGCCGATGCGGCTGACCAGGCTGACAGTTACGCCAGCAGTTCCCAGTACTATTCTGGCCAGGCCAAGTCAGCCGCGGCAGAGACGCGTCGCCATGCCCAGGAATCCCGGCGAGCGGCCACACAGGCCGTCGCACTAGCAGCAAAGTCGGCCCAGGCAGCGAAGGAAGCCAGGGATCTCGCCGAATCTGCCGCCACACATGCCGAGAACGCGGCGAACGCCGCTGAGGACGCAGCCAAGCACGCCGGCGATACGGCCACAGCCGCTGCTGAATCCGCCAAGCACGCCAAATCAGCCGAATACGCAGCCGACGCTGCCTCCAAGGCCGTCGCCAAGGCGAAGGAGGTCTTCGCTCTCGCGCGGGAAACTGAAGCCGCAGACCTTGCTACCCGTACGGCGGCTGCCATGGAACGGGCCAGGTCGCAGAAGGACGCCGGGGACGAACTCACTGTTCAGGCAGCGCATGTGGTACTTGAAGGCACATCCATCACGCAAGACACCGCTGCCCTGGCCGCTGAAGCCGTCAAACCAGACGCTGACGAGAAGTCCCTCGCGGCCCGAGGGCGCGCTGTCGCTCTGCGCTCGCTGAAGTACTTCGGCTCCTGGCGCCAGGACGCGGCGGCGCGAGCTCTGTCGGGCACTGACGCCGATGTACTGGACTACCTTCGTACGGGCTGGAAGAAGGCCGAAGCGGACGAGACTCGCCAGCAGGTCTCCGATCTCGCTGCCCAGAGCCCCTACGAGGCCGTGCGCGACGGGGCGGCCAAGGCACTGGAGGGAACCCCTGAGCAGATCGCAGACTTCTACACCACGGGGCAGTACCAAGTAGCAATCATCGAATACCGCATCCTCGTCGGGAAACTGGTCACCGACGGCGGTCCCGGGATCAAGGAAGCAGCCAAGGCCGCCCTCGCCGACGGCAGCCCTCAAGCCCTTATGGCCTTCCTCAACAGCGGCCAGTATCAAGCACGGAACATCGACAAACGTGTCGAAGCCGGGAAGCTCTTCAGCAGTGGGGGTCCGGAAACTCAAGCTGCTGCCAAGATCGCACTTTCTGGGCCGGCGAACCAGCTGCAGGACTTCATCGAAGTTGGTCAGTACATGGCTGATCGCAAAGATCAGCTCGCCGCCACTCACGTGAATCAGGTTCAGAGCCTGATTCACCAAGCCGAAGCGGTCGCGGCCGACGCTCAGGCTAATCGCTGGCGCGCCGCAAAGGCTGCTGCCGATGCCAAGAGAGCCCAGACGGTTGCAGACAAGGCTGCCGCAGAAGCAGACAGACTGGCTCGGCAGGCAAAGGAGTACGCTGCCGATGCCCTCAAATCCGCCAATAGTGCCACGGCTAGCTCGCAGCAGGCGGCAAAATCTGCCGCCACGGCCCGAAATGCTGCTGACCGTGCCGAAAGCGACGCGGCCGCAGCTGAGGAATCCGCTGCACAGTCCGAATTCTCTGCGAGCTACGCCCGAACCTCAGCTGCCACTGCGCGAAACGCAGCTGATGACGCCTACGCCTCGGCCTTGATCGCAGGAAAGAACCGGGACGAAGCGCAAAATCTGGCCAGCCAGGCATGGGCAGATGTTGTCAAAAAGCGCGAAGCCGAGCTGGCGGAGGAACGCCGCCGGGCGGCAGAACAGCACCTGAAGGAGCGGGAGAGCAGCAAGAAGAAGCCATGCATTCCCTATCCCAGCCGGGACAGTCTTCCCCCGTGTATGTATTCTGCTGCCACGGGCGGCGACTACTACCTGAAGATGCCGGAGTTTGACCCGGTACTGAAGGAAGCCGTGTGGGAAATCTTCGGTCTCAACGACGCAAAGAAATGCGTCAACGATCCGAGCTTCGGCAGCTGCAGCATGGCCGTCATATCGGTGATCCCTCTGGGCAGGCTGAAAATTGCCAAGAAGGGTGGAGACGCACTCGTAGACGCCCTGAAGGGGTCCCGGTATTACAAAGACGTTAAGTGCGTTCAGTGCTTCCTCCCTGGCACCAAAGTGCTGATGGCAGACCATTCGACCAAGAGCATAGAATCCGTCAAGGTCGGCGATCAGGTTACTGCCACTGACCCTTTCAGCGGAAAGACCGCTGCGCGCGCGGTAAATGACCTCATCATCACGGAGGAAGACAAGCACTTCAATGCGCTCACCATCGCCACCCGGCAGGGCGATGAACAGCTCACGGCCACGCATGAGCACCCCTTCTGGTCCATATCGCAAAGGGGGTGGGTCAAGGCAGCTGATCTCAAGGCCGGAATGACTCTGCGGACCCTCGATGGCACGACTGCAGAGATCAAGGCAAATCGCTCATTCGTCAAGCACGCCCGGACTTACAACCTGACAGTGGACGAGATCCACACATTCTATGTACTCGCAGGAAAGACTCCGCTGCTGGTCCATAACTCCGAGTGCCCTCTGTACGTCGTGAAGGCTCTGCGAGAGCTGATGGACAAGCGGGTAACCACGGGCCGTGCGTTCGATTCGGCAGGAAAGGCTGTGGGCGCCGAGATCACCAGCGGCCGGGACGGCCTGATGGAGGCGGCGCAAGAATATCTGGCCAAGTCTCCCAACATCTTCAAGATTCCCGCAAAGGCGAAATACGATGCGGCGTACCATGTCGAAACCAAGTACGCCGCATGGATGCGGCAGAACAAGATAACCGACATGCACGTGGTGATCAACAATAACTACGTGTGCAGTCCCCCGCTTGGATGCCAGGCGGCGGTCCGCGCCGTCCTTCCACGCGGATCTACCATGACGGTATGGTATGTGGGGGCCAAGGAACCCATGATTCTCCGAGGGCTGGACTAG
- a CDS encoding FG-GAP-like repeat-containing protein produces MSALSSRAAWTTALVALATASGLVTASPVGAVSGDAVPSGSYAFTAKLTIGDGKRSCSGALVDGQWVLTAASCFADASGKVVAGAPAEKTTVTVDGQAFGGSAVPVTVLRLVPHPDRDLVMAQLRTISPVGSSTPAFKVDPVDVASTPVTAGESLRVTGYGRTKTDWVPDAPHTATPSLTGADDATLSLAGRDGKTAGICKGDAGGPTFRQTSSGRYELVGIHSLTWEAGCYNSEETRDGAVDMRVDTVSSWIQQTRLTTKSILTTKVVTGGDFNGDGRTDIAAVMTDGSLHAFYSGPDGTLEYGRALWKDSSWGKVKKLVAGDFNGDGRMDVAAMWDEGRLVLYPGQADGALGQRTAMWPDDSWKTMPHLARFKDTSSGRDGLLAIWGSGALYAYSTKADGTLSSDKRRMWPDNTWDGKTQFATADYNGDGLDDIATVAPSGDLQFYANNGKGSFDSARPLWPDTSWKNMQIIAGGDFNGDGKGDLAGLSDVSTSQPLTHPNLRWYQGDGKGHLADGRSMWPTRP; encoded by the coding sequence ATGTCTGCACTGAGTTCACGCGCCGCGTGGACTACCGCATTGGTCGCCCTCGCCACGGCCAGTGGCCTGGTCACCGCATCCCCTGTGGGCGCCGTCTCCGGCGACGCCGTCCCTTCCGGCAGTTACGCCTTCACCGCGAAGCTGACCATCGGGGATGGCAAGCGCAGTTGTTCGGGTGCGCTGGTGGACGGGCAGTGGGTGCTGACGGCTGCCAGCTGCTTCGCCGACGCCAGCGGCAAGGTGGTGGCCGGCGCCCCGGCCGAGAAGACCACCGTGACCGTGGACGGCCAGGCGTTCGGCGGATCGGCAGTTCCTGTCACGGTCCTGCGGCTCGTGCCGCATCCGGACCGCGACCTGGTCATGGCTCAGCTGCGCACCATCTCGCCGGTCGGCAGCTCGACTCCGGCGTTCAAGGTGGACCCGGTCGATGTGGCCTCCACGCCGGTGACGGCAGGCGAGAGCCTGCGGGTGACCGGGTACGGGCGCACGAAGACGGATTGGGTGCCCGACGCCCCGCACACCGCCACCCCCAGCCTCACCGGGGCCGATGACGCCACCCTGTCCCTGGCCGGCCGCGACGGCAAGACCGCGGGCATCTGCAAGGGGGATGCGGGCGGGCCCACCTTCCGCCAGACCAGCAGCGGCCGTTATGAGCTGGTCGGCATCCACTCCCTCACCTGGGAAGCGGGCTGCTACAACTCCGAGGAGACCCGCGACGGCGCCGTCGACATGCGCGTCGACACCGTCAGCTCCTGGATCCAGCAGACCCGGCTGACCACCAAGTCGATCCTGACCACAAAGGTCGTCACCGGTGGCGACTTCAACGGTGACGGCCGCACCGACATCGCCGCCGTCATGACCGACGGCAGCCTCCACGCCTTCTACTCCGGCCCGGACGGCACCCTCGAATACGGGCGCGCCCTGTGGAAGGACAGCAGCTGGGGCAAGGTCAAGAAGCTGGTCGCCGGGGACTTCAACGGTGACGGGCGCATGGATGTCGCTGCCATGTGGGACGAGGGCAGGCTGGTCCTCTACCCCGGGCAGGCGGACGGCGCCCTCGGGCAGCGGACGGCGATGTGGCCGGACGACTCGTGGAAGACGATGCCGCACCTGGCCCGGTTCAAGGACACCTCCAGCGGCCGGGACGGGCTGCTGGCCATCTGGGGCAGCGGTGCCCTGTACGCCTACAGCACCAAGGCGGACGGCACGCTCAGCAGCGACAAGCGCCGCATGTGGCCCGACAACACGTGGGACGGCAAGACCCAGTTCGCCACCGCCGACTACAACGGTGACGGCCTGGACGACATCGCCACCGTCGCCCCCTCCGGCGACCTGCAGTTCTACGCCAACAACGGCAAGGGCTCCTTCGACAGCGCCCGCCCGCTGTGGCCCGACACCAGCTGGAAGAACATGCAGATCATCGCGGGCGGCGACTTCAACGGCGACGGCAAGGGCGACCTCGCCGGCCTCTCCGACGTTTCCACCAGCCAGCCCCTGACCCACCCCAACCTGCGCTGGTACCAGGGAGACGGCAAGGGCCACCTCGCCGACGGCCGCTCCATGTGGCCCACCCGCCCCTGA